The sequence GCGGCTTGCTTCTCCCGGTTAGGGTGAATGGACGGCCCGTACTGGTGCCGCTGGATGGGGCTACCGTCGCCGTCAGCGAGCTAGGGTCGCTTCTGCCGCCTGCTCTCGTCGTCGGTGACGAGGCCAACCTTCCAGCGGTTCAAGCCGCGGAATGGGACGCCATGAGTCCACTCAACCGCCGTTCGCTGCTCAAGCACGGCTTAGCAGCGACGGCTTTTCCCGCCCTCGGCCTTGACGAACTCGGGCGCGTCGCTGAGGCCATGGCCGACGCGCGTCGCTACTTCGACGGCCCGGTGCTCGACTACTTCACCCGCCAGCTGGCCGCCTGCAAGGCCGACGACGGCACGCTCGGCCCGGCAAAGACCTTGCCGCTCGTCCTCGGCGTGGTGGGCGCAATCGAGGAGCACGCCCGCGACGTCAAGCCGAGCATTCGGCGCGACCTGCTCAGGCTTGGAGCCGAAAGTGCCGAGTTCGCGGGCTGGCTCTACCGCGACGTGCGCGATTTCGGCCGAACGCTGTACTGGTACGACCGGGCCATGGAGTGGGCACAGGAAGCCGGTGACACCGCCATGCAGGGCTACGTCCTGCTCAAGAAGGCCCAACTGGCCTTTGACCAGCGCGAACCGCAGCGGATGCAGACGCTGGCGCAAGCGGTGCAGCACGGGCCGTGGTCCCTGCCGAACCGGGTCCAAGCCGAGTCGGTGCAGCAGGAAGCGCGGGCCGAAGTCATGCTTGGGGCGACCGCCGACGCCGTGGCGCCGAAGATCGACCGAGCTCGTCAGCTGCTGGGCGCTCGCGACGACGGGGCGTCGACGTTGGGAACGCACTACAACGACACGTTGCTGACCATGCAGACCGCGATCTGCTACACCGAGGCCGGGGCACCGCGGCGGGCGGTGGAGCTGTACGACGAATCGTTGATGGAAGACCGGTTCTCGCCGCGTGACTACGGGTTC is a genomic window of Amycolatopsis lexingtonensis containing:
- a CDS encoding helix-turn-helix domain-containing protein, which gives rise to MGGRRIGLARARKAAGYTQESLAYTLDVDPATVNRWERGATEPLVYKRPKLAKLLHVTREQLEVLLAEGTEASPTQPAIAAERGDQEPDERDETRRMPRGGLLLPVRVNGRPVLVPLDGATVAVSELGSLLPPALVVGDEANLPAVQAAEWDAMSPLNRRSLLKHGLAATAFPALGLDELGRVAEAMADARRYFDGPVLDYFTRQLAACKADDGTLGPAKTLPLVLGVVGAIEEHARDVKPSIRRDLLRLGAESAEFAGWLYRDVRDFGRTLYWYDRAMEWAQEAGDTAMQGYVLLKKAQLAFDQREPQRMQTLAQAVQHGPWSLPNRVQAESVQQEARAEVMLGATADAVAPKIDRARQLLGARDDGASTLGTHYNDTLLTMQTAICYTEAGAPRRAVELYDESLMEDRFSPRDYGFFLSLRAGSLALAGEPDEAARTGVESAARADSTSSRRTKQELIRVLEYLRPWTNRPAVTQLREAVTA